A window from Zingiber officinale cultivar Zhangliang chromosome 7A, Zo_v1.1, whole genome shotgun sequence encodes these proteins:
- the LOC122002120 gene encoding uncharacterized protein LOC122002120 — MAQGQGESEAAAAAAAEAVTGQQQQQKGYAVELYFDPALENQVLKAWNVLARRQISTKLIEISARPHLTLLSVPSLDPLRLQLPIRTLAARLDPLPLSLSSVGAFPSTSPSDAGKGGGGVLFLAPTPSAALLHLHSQVCDALRKEGIEPPEEFRPDSWVPHCSVAQDVPRNRIADAFCILRDLKLPVSGYAMDIGLVEFSPVQEIFSFPLGSNSES, encoded by the coding sequence ATGGCTCAGGGGCAGGGCGAATCGGAGGCGGCAGCGGCGGCGGCAGCAGAGGCAGTGACGGgacagcagcagcagcaaaagGGTTACGCGGTGGAGTTGTACTTCGATCCGGCGCTGGAGAACCAGGTGCTGAAGGCGTGGAACGTCCTCGCCCGCCGCCAGATCAGCACCAAACTCATCGAGATCTCCGCCCGCCCCCATCTCACCCTTCTCTCCGTTCCTTCCCTCGATCCGCTCCGCCTCCAGCTCCCCATCCGAACCCTCGCCGCCCGCCTCGACCCCCTCCCCCTCTCCCTTTCATCCGTCGGCGCCTTCCCTTCCACCTCCCCCTCAGACGCCGGAAAAGGAGGAGGAGGCGTGCTATTCCTCGCCCCTACCCCATCCGCCGCCCTCCTCCACCTCCACTCCCAGGTGTGCGACGCCCTTCGCAAGGAAGGGATCGAACCGCCCGAGGAGTTCCGCCCTGATTCCTGGGTTCCACATTGCTCCGTCGCCCAGGATGTGCCACGGAACCGCATCGCTGACGCTTTCTGCATCCTTCGGGACCTCAAGCTGCCTGTCTCCGGGTACGCCATGGACATCGGGCTCGTCGAGTTCTCCCCTGTGCAGGAGATATTCTCCTTCCCTCTCGGAAGCAATTCTGAATCTTGA
- the LOC122002122 gene encoding uncharacterized protein LOC122002122, whose amino-acid sequence MSMAFKRFSFWIWGGKDQESPNSPLNTSDFPSGSKELDCLRFPPVSGPRARSNSRRVKKRWQSREERRIDKEYDIVLVPSDGGCMSGSESDDSDWSIGWLEPHGPEFQNDSEMENSFSVLVRCYGRGCSVEAKNSRSHVLGAINYVEDDLSDGYKRMEEWLSSL is encoded by the exons ATGTCTATGGCTTTTAAACGTTTTTCTTTCTGGATTTGGGGCGGGAAAGATCAGGAATcccccaattcaccactcaacaCTTCTGATTTCCCCTCTGGATCCAAGGAACTGGATTGCTTGAGGTTTCCGCCAGTCAGTGGACCTAGGGCAAGGTCAAATTCAAGAAGAGTTAAGAAAAGGTGGCAAAGCCGTGAAGAACGGCGGATCGATAAGGAGTATGATATTGTTCTTGTGCCATCAGATGGTGGATGCATGTCAGGGTCGGAGTCTGATGATTCTGATTGGTCTATTGGGTGGTTGGAACCTCATGGCCCTGAGTTTCAGAACGATTCTGAAATGGAGAACAGCTTCTCAGTCTTGGTACGGTGTTACGGACGTGGTTGCTCTGTGGAGGCAAAGAACTCCAGATCTCATGTCCTGGGAGCAATCAATTATGTTGAGGATGATCTTTCTG ATGGCTACAAGCGTATGGAAGAATGGCTTTcttccctttga
- the LOC121999631 gene encoding homeobox-leucine zipper protein HAT5-like, which produces MDSGRLFFDSPSTSSSRSRLILLGSAKSDFQGTNYTNPLSNCAVAGSTEASGAFKIRPFFTSKYEIYEGFPSEKKRRLTSEQIRMLERSFEEENKLEPERKSELANKLGLQPRQVAVWFQNRRARWKNKQVERDLDLLKASYDALLIDHDALIKDNEHLRSQVNLLLEKLQEIEKGASEPSRLNPADQAASSTDDLLMPLSSHQKVEDLLSTGSGGNASAGKPESRLPVEPLLLESGGHHAGIHCEDDMNDKGYNRCRDGVFTGHHHKLLQQQHEAALLIQWLDRVESTLLH; this is translated from the exons ATGGATTCCGGCCGTCTGTTCTTCGATTCGCCTTCGACTTCCTCCTCCCGCAGCCGCTTGATCCTCTTGGGCAGCGCCAAGTCGGACTTCCAAGGTACTAATTACACCAATCCTTTGTCGAATTGC GCGGTTGCGGGATCGACGGAGGCGAGCGGGGCGTTCAAGATCCGGCCTTTCTTCACGTCGAAGTACGAGATTTACGAGGGGTTTCCGTCGGAGAAGAAGCGGCGCCTTACGTCGGAGCAG ATACGCATGCTGGAGCGGAGCTTTGAGGAGGAGAACAAgctggagccggagcggaagagcGAGTTGGCCAATAAATTGGGGTTGCAACCGAGGCAGGTGGCCGTGTGGTTCCAGAACCGGCGAGCACGGTGGAAGAACAAACAAGTGGAACGTGACCTCGATCTTCTCAAGGCCTCTTACGATGCTCTCCTCATTGATCATGATGCCCTTATCAAGGACAACGAACACTTGCGTTCTCAG GTGAACTTACTGCTCGAAAAGCTGCAAGAAATTGAGAAGGGGGCATCTGAACCGAGCAGACTGAACCCGGCTGATCAGGCAGCCTCCTCCACTGATGATCTTCTAATGCCCCTGAGCAGCCACCAGAAGGTGGAGGACCTTCTGAGCACAGGGAGCGGTGGAAATGCATCTGCCGGCAAACCAGAGTCTCGTCTCCCTGTGGAGCCTTTACTCCTGGAGTCAGGGGGCCACCACGCCGGCATCCATTGTGAGGACGACATGAACGATAAGGGGTACAATCGCTGTCGCGATGGCGTCTTCACAGGACACCACCATAAACTGCTGCAGCAGCAACATGAGGCAGCGCTGCTGATTCAGTGGTTGGATCGTGTCGAAAGTACTCTCCTCCACTAA